Proteins found in one Bacteroidota bacterium genomic segment:
- a CDS encoding alpha/beta hydrolase gives MRKSSFAFLLFLWLILPDPSKAQQCDTLRYRTAIFQVQKSADVVYGNAPAMPAVYINENVTIAQDLKMDIYQPVGDTLARRPLMMFAFGGGFLIGAKEDEDARALCDSFARKGFVTASINYRLGMNISDANSGERAVYRAVQDWSAAIRYLKEKSDSLRIDTNWVFAGGVSAGSISAMHCQYMSEAERPASSFASGLPFPAPDLGCKDCSGNSYAHSSKVKALINAWGAIGDTSWIASNENVPMISFHGDLDPVVPYGYGFPFTALFTLPQVYGSSLIAPRLDHLGIYNEFIPFPGEGHNVWGTVVANNFVGGPTQYWDPILVDIEEFLWHFLKPETGPITGIGYSYPNAIETYTVPAQPGYHWCWTVNGGTVVSSNPNSNSIDIQWQTLGLRTITARAFSHLDAAGDTSLLQVVVGPAGTADGFGCGQGCGMSTFQRGEDLRVNALGLPAGAYVLTLCDLQGRVLDEIAGKCAGELQTEISVNGLSGGLYLLKLEMKGLRMRKKVMIFAE, from the coding sequence ATGCGCAAAAGTTCGTTTGCCTTTTTGTTGTTCCTCTGGCTGATCCTTCCCGACCCTTCGAAGGCACAGCAATGTGATACCCTTCGCTACCGAACCGCCATTTTTCAGGTTCAGAAGTCGGCGGATGTGGTTTATGGCAATGCCCCCGCGATGCCGGCCGTGTACATCAACGAAAATGTGACGATCGCCCAAGACCTGAAAATGGACATTTATCAGCCGGTCGGGGATACGCTTGCACGCCGGCCCTTGATGATGTTTGCCTTCGGCGGCGGATTTTTGATCGGAGCCAAGGAGGATGAAGATGCGCGCGCCTTGTGCGATTCCTTCGCCCGAAAGGGATTTGTGACCGCGAGCATCAACTACCGCCTCGGCATGAACATCTCCGATGCCAATTCGGGAGAAAGAGCGGTTTACCGGGCCGTACAGGATTGGAGCGCGGCCATTCGTTACCTCAAGGAAAAGTCAGACAGCCTGCGCATCGACACCAATTGGGTCTTTGCCGGTGGTGTCAGTGCAGGCAGCATTTCGGCGATGCATTGTCAGTACATGTCGGAAGCCGAGCGCCCAGCCAGCAGTTTCGCCTCCGGATTGCCCTTCCCGGCACCGGATTTGGGTTGCAAGGATTGCAGCGGAAATTCCTACGCCCATTCGAGCAAAGTAAAGGCCCTCATCAATGCTTGGGGAGCCATCGGGGACACTTCCTGGATCGCTTCGAATGAAAATGTACCCATGATTTCCTTCCATGGCGACCTTGATCCTGTCGTGCCGTATGGATATGGCTTCCCCTTCACCGCCCTTTTCACCTTGCCACAGGTTTACGGTTCGTCGTTGATCGCCCCGCGCCTCGACCATTTGGGCATCTACAACGAATTTATTCCCTTCCCCGGCGAAGGCCACAACGTTTGGGGAACGGTCGTTGCCAACAACTTCGTTGGCGGACCGACACAATATTGGGATCCGATTTTGGTGGACATCGAGGAATTTCTCTGGCATTTTCTCAAGCCGGAAACGGGTCCCATCACGGGCATCGGCTATTCCTATCCGAATGCGATTGAGACCTATACTGTCCCTGCGCAACCCGGCTATCATTGGTGCTGGACGGTGAATGGCGGGACGGTCGTTTCTTCGAATCCCAACAGCAACAGCATTGACATTCAATGGCAAACCTTGGGATTGCGCACGATTACGGCGCGAGCGTTCAGTCACTTGGATGCAGCAGGGGATACGAGTTTGCTGCAGGTCGTCGTCGGACCGGCGGGCACCGCTGACGGGTTTGGGTGTGGGCAAGGGTGTGGGATGTCTACCTTTCAGCGGGGGGAGGATTTGCGGGTGAATGCTTTGGGATTGCCTGCGGGGGCGTATGTGCTGACGCTTTGCGACTTGCAGGGACGCGTGTTGGACGAGATCGCCGGGAAATGTGCAGGTGAATTGCAGACGGAAATTTCTGTGAATGGCTTGAGCGGTGGTTTGTACCTCCTCAAGCTGGAAATGAAAGGCCTGCGAATGCGGAAAAAGGTCATGATATTCGCAGAATGA
- a CDS encoding cytochrome c maturation protein CcmE translates to MKSVNIGLLIGIAIVAMIGIVVFSTWGSSASVTQYASFAEAKKSGLDVHVVGKWVMQDRAKYDNADDLFTFYMQDTTGETALVNYYDPMPANFKSAEKIAIQGKYDGNVFVADKILMKCPSKYGDDMPTELETAAIR, encoded by the coding sequence ATGAAAAGCGTGAATATTGGACTGCTCATCGGAATCGCCATTGTGGCGATGATCGGCATCGTAGTATTTTCTACTTGGGGCTCAAGTGCGAGCGTGACACAGTACGCATCCTTTGCCGAAGCCAAAAAATCGGGCTTGGATGTGCACGTGGTGGGTAAATGGGTGATGCAGGACCGTGCAAAGTATGACAATGCCGACGACCTGTTTACCTTTTACATGCAAGACACAACTGGCGAAACCGCCTTGGTCAACTATTACGATCCGATGCCGGCCAACTTCAAGTCAGCTGAAAAGATTGCAATTCAAGGCAAATACGACGGAAACGTCTTTGTCGCAGACAAGATTTTAATGAAATGCCCTTCCAAATATGGGGACGATATGCCGACTGAGCTTGAAACAGCGGCCATTCGATAA
- a CDS encoding CcmD family protein, producing MIRTQISRFKRILLGMLLLLGVSAGNLAATNFALVVTDSFGKPMEGKPIELMIELTTGTIDGQAQYAEMQSISTDAAGLATFDIGAGKPTDAKYVFDNFDIGQGNNFLRVSLKEASGWRLLLKSQVPNVPKIRKWLFADEKSNTVISVMIVVWLGIVVYLLLSGRKLRKLEKQLAELKQRRGHVS from the coding sequence ATGATTCGCACCCAAATATCCCGTTTCAAGCGCATTCTACTGGGAATGCTGCTTTTGCTTGGCGTTTCGGCAGGCAACCTTGCCGCCACCAACTTTGCCTTGGTGGTCACCGACAGCTTTGGCAAGCCGATGGAGGGCAAACCGATCGAATTGATGATCGAGCTCACGACAGGAACCATTGACGGTCAGGCACAATATGCCGAAATGCAGAGCATTTCGACGGACGCGGCCGGCTTGGCAACCTTCGACATCGGAGCCGGAAAGCCGACGGATGCGAAGTACGTCTTTGACAACTTTGACATCGGCCAAGGAAACAACTTTCTCCGCGTCTCGCTCAAGGAGGCAAGTGGATGGCGCTTGTTGCTCAAGAGTCAGGTTCCCAACGTGCCCAAAATCAGGAAATGGCTGTTTGCGGACGAGAAAAGCAATACAGTGATCTCAGTCATGATCGTCGTCTGGCTGGGAATAGTCGTATATTTGCTGTTGTCTGGGCGCAAGCTCCGAAAACTGGAAAAACAATTGGCCGAGCTGAAACAGCGGCGCGGTCATGTGAGTTAA
- a CDS encoding alpha-amylase — MKHRLLLFAILSVCLLFSCNSPDDHSAPTTIERPAPASIGLFSPIQLQADSTVIYLEDYFPNGEWPDSIAMDANLTFVTDSARNVVKVEKAGEGLPWLSTLDLFYGKHVYNILVRRAREADVTITFDPRGKTYQTVQVAGEINGWNPANGPMTFDGKNWSVTLRLNPGRYQYQIVVDDKWMLDPGNPVKVPNGIGGVNSELVVGEKLGRTVEKVTLRCGLGQAGGISILPIVTDSIVHPLPIEDVFAFWENERISIFEPKDHSKDNNLLKIPEAAKSMKRSYIRVFAANRQFWTNDVLIPLENGKPVLDAAALTESDQQKNVIYFMMVDRFLNGDTTNDAPLNDPRVDAKADFHGGDIAGLKQKIEDGYFDSLGVTMLWISPIVQNPEGAYQEYPEPRRWFSGYHGYWPVSSTHVDHRFGTDQELIDMVKAAHAHGIKVILDYVANHLHEEHPMIKAHPEWKTELYLKDSVLNVRLWDTHRIGTWFDTFMPSLDYSKPEVVEFQTDSALYWVQHFGLDGFRQDATKHIPTHFWRRLTQKMKQQYMLPNGKQLYQIGETFGSRELIGEYVGSGLLDGQFDFNYYWTLKGVFSGGEKNLQRLPESMAASETAYGSHSLMGNITGNHDMPRFISYAGEAITNGEDPKEAGWNRDVQIKNKQGYQRLQLLQAWLLMGPGVPVIYYGDEIGMVGAGDPDNRRDMKFSGLSPEEAETKAIVSKLANIRKSSMAVLYGTTQVYVQGNVVAMRRQYLGKPIWLVANLAPRPATFQFPELTGLSEAKMYFGKGILGEGEVLKLPGLGFEVVE, encoded by the coding sequence ATGAAGCACCGCCTCCTCCTTTTTGCGATTTTGAGCGTCTGTCTGCTCTTTTCCTGCAATTCGCCCGATGATCATTCGGCGCCGACGACTATCGAACGGCCGGCTCCGGCAAGCATTGGGCTGTTTTCGCCGATTCAATTGCAGGCAGACTCGACGGTGATTTACCTGGAGGACTATTTCCCGAATGGGGAATGGCCGGATTCAATCGCAATGGATGCCAATCTGACCTTTGTGACCGATTCGGCGCGCAATGTCGTCAAGGTTGAAAAAGCTGGCGAAGGCTTGCCTTGGTTGTCGACCTTGGACCTTTTTTACGGCAAGCATGTTTACAATATCCTCGTTCGGCGGGCGCGGGAGGCGGATGTCACGATCACATTCGATCCCAGGGGGAAAACCTACCAAACCGTCCAAGTCGCTGGCGAAATCAATGGCTGGAACCCCGCGAATGGGCCGATGACCTTCGACGGAAAAAATTGGTCGGTCACCTTGCGCCTCAATCCCGGCCGCTACCAATACCAAATCGTCGTGGACGACAAATGGATGCTCGACCCGGGCAATCCGGTCAAAGTCCCCAATGGCATCGGCGGCGTCAATTCGGAGTTGGTCGTCGGGGAAAAGCTGGGCCGGACCGTCGAAAAAGTCACCCTGCGCTGCGGATTGGGACAAGCCGGAGGCATTTCGATTTTGCCCATTGTGACAGATTCCATCGTACATCCGTTGCCGATTGAGGACGTTTTTGCATTCTGGGAGAATGAACGTATTTCAATTTTTGAACCAAAAGACCATTCGAAGGACAACAACCTCCTGAAAATCCCCGAAGCTGCCAAGTCCATGAAACGCAGCTACATCAGGGTTTTTGCCGCGAATCGTCAATTCTGGACCAACGACGTGCTGATTCCGCTGGAGAATGGAAAACCTGTCCTCGACGCTGCCGCCTTGACGGAGTCCGATCAGCAGAAGAATGTGATCTATTTTATGATGGTCGACCGCTTCCTCAACGGCGACACCACCAACGACGCCCCGCTCAACGATCCGCGCGTGGATGCCAAGGCAGATTTCCACGGGGGCGACATCGCAGGATTGAAACAAAAAATCGAGGATGGTTATTTTGATTCGCTGGGCGTGACGATGCTCTGGATTTCGCCGATTGTGCAGAATCCCGAAGGTGCCTACCAAGAATATCCGGAGCCACGGCGCTGGTTTTCAGGCTACCACGGCTATTGGCCGGTGTCGAGCACGCATGTCGATCACCGCTTCGGGACGGATCAGGAATTGATCGACATGGTCAAGGCGGCGCATGCGCACGGCATCAAAGTCATCCTCGACTATGTCGCCAACCATTTGCACGAGGAGCATCCGATGATCAAAGCCCATCCGGAATGGAAAACCGAATTGTACCTGAAAGACAGCGTCTTGAACGTGCGCCTTTGGGACACCCACCGCATCGGCACTTGGTTTGATACCTTCATGCCGAGCTTGGACTATTCCAAGCCTGAGGTCGTCGAATTCCAGACGGATTCTGCCTTGTATTGGGTGCAACATTTTGGCTTAGATGGCTTCCGGCAGGATGCCACCAAACATATCCCGACGCATTTTTGGAGACGGTTGACCCAGAAAATGAAGCAACAATACATGCTGCCCAACGGCAAGCAGCTGTATCAAATCGGGGAAACCTTCGGCAGCCGCGAACTGATCGGCGAATATGTCGGTTCGGGTTTGTTGGACGGCCAATTTGACTTCAATTATTACTGGACGCTCAAGGGTGTCTTTTCCGGCGGCGAAAAGAACCTGCAGCGCCTGCCCGAGAGCATGGCCGCGAGCGAAACCGCCTACGGCAGCCATTCGCTGATGGGCAATATCACGGGCAACCACGACATGCCGCGCTTCATTTCCTACGCGGGCGAAGCGATCACGAACGGCGAAGACCCCAAGGAAGCGGGATGGAACCGCGACGTGCAAATCAAAAACAAGCAAGGCTACCAACGCCTGCAATTGTTGCAAGCTTGGCTGCTGATGGGTCCGGGTGTGCCGGTCATTTACTACGGCGACGAAATCGGCATGGTCGGCGCAGGCGATCCCGACAACCGCCGGGACATGAAATTCAGCGGACTGAGTCCAGAGGAGGCCGAAACGAAGGCCATCGTGAGCAAATTGGCGAATATCCGTAAAAGCAGCATGGCGGTGCTGTACGGCACCACGCAGGTTTATGTGCAAGGAAATGTCGTGGCGATGCGCCGTCAATACCTCGGCAAGCCGATTTGGCTTGTGGCGAATCTTGCTCCAAGGCCTGCAACGTTCCAATTTCCGGAGTTGACGGGGCTGTCGGAAGCCAAGATGTACTTCGGGAAAGGGATCTTGGGCGAAGGCGAGGTGCTGAAGCTGCCGGGGCTGGGCTTTGAGGTGGTGGAGTGA
- a CDS encoding heme exporter protein CcmB — translation MSFARETIALIKKEMLLEWKQKYALNGMLLYSLSMVFVVSIGLQRNLPAQAWNVVFWIILLFVSVNAVAKSFMGERTGQLLYLYNLAGARAIIVAKIIYNCLLLTGIALVTLVFFLLLSGTGKIADPLQYGLIVVIGSLAFAANLTLVSAIASKAQNQATLLAVLSFPILVPEMLVGITASGKAIQGLPIGASMSEIIFSVTFVVIIAAISVILFPFLWRD, via the coding sequence ATGAGTTTTGCGAGGGAAACGATCGCCCTGATTAAAAAGGAAATGCTGCTCGAATGGAAGCAGAAATATGCCCTCAACGGCATGTTGCTCTACTCGTTGAGCATGGTTTTTGTGGTTTCGATCGGCCTGCAACGCAACCTTCCGGCTCAAGCCTGGAACGTCGTTTTCTGGATCATTTTGCTGTTTGTCTCGGTGAATGCCGTCGCAAAAAGCTTCATGGGTGAGCGTACCGGGCAATTGCTGTACCTCTACAACCTTGCCGGAGCGCGGGCCATCATTGTCGCCAAAATCATTTACAATTGCCTGCTGCTGACGGGAATTGCCTTGGTGACCTTGGTTTTCTTCCTGCTGCTGAGTGGAACCGGCAAGATCGCCGATCCGCTGCAATATGGATTGATCGTTGTCATCGGCAGTTTGGCATTTGCAGCGAATCTGACCTTGGTGTCGGCCATTGCCTCCAAGGCACAAAATCAGGCAACTTTGCTGGCTGTGCTCAGCTTCCCGATCCTCGTTCCAGAGATGCTTGTCGGCATCACCGCCTCGGGCAAGGCCATTCAAGGCTTGCCCATTGGCGCATCCATGAGCGAAATCATCTTTTCGGTGACGTTTGTTGTGATAATCGCCGCCATCTCTGTTATTTTGTTTCCGTTTCTTTGGAGGGATTAG
- a CDS encoding helix-turn-helix transcriptional regulator, whose amino-acid sequence MRIVLGQWLGRLHHALKIGKIAPFKRVAIKVSSVRVDAILHISIAQFVFAGLLAVTKSKRQMSDYVLACWFGLMTIFMVLSLLKTKMPDSIWAQLQLFPFFFALGPFLFLYVRALTQPKPKLEFLDGLHLLPFIVFSVSAITNEANVDEDMLIGKAFHWNRITYALACLVSVAVYIPLTVGLLRRHRDNLMEYFSYESDRISLGWLRMVTIGFTVMLLLTFFSAVVNVFTGEITIHPGVFLFLGFALFAFAFTFFGIQQPAIFSRKPDERFVDEMAEVNGAQPTTTAEVDQTERYAHSSLTKENAERYLEQLTAYLGNGQPYLHRDLTLQDVAQDLGIPPHHLTQTINELLQKNFYTLINEYRIEEVKLRLLDPKFAHYNILAIAHDAGFNSKSAFNMIFKKHVGVTPSQYRKEVGE is encoded by the coding sequence ATGCGGATTGTACTTGGACAGTGGCTTGGTCGGTTGCACCACGCGCTCAAAATAGGTAAGATTGCCCCCTTCAAACGCGTTGCAATTAAAGTCAGTTCGGTCAGGGTGGATGCCATTCTCCATATCAGCATAGCGCAATTTGTCTTTGCAGGTTTGCTTGCCGTCACAAAATCCAAGCGGCAAATGAGCGACTACGTCTTGGCGTGTTGGTTTGGGTTGATGACCATTTTCATGGTGCTCTCCCTGCTGAAAACCAAAATGCCGGATTCGATATGGGCGCAGTTGCAGTTGTTTCCCTTCTTTTTTGCCCTAGGACCCTTTTTGTTTCTTTATGTACGCGCACTGACGCAGCCCAAACCCAAACTGGAGTTCCTGGACGGCCTGCACTTGCTTCCGTTTATCGTGTTTAGCGTTTCGGCGATCACCAACGAGGCCAATGTGGACGAAGACATGCTGATCGGCAAGGCATTTCATTGGAACCGCATTACGTACGCCTTGGCCTGCTTGGTTTCGGTGGCTGTTTATATCCCACTGACGGTGGGGCTGTTACGTAGGCACCGCGACAACTTGATGGAGTACTTTTCCTACGAATCAGATCGCATCAGCTTGGGTTGGCTGCGCATGGTCACGATCGGGTTCACCGTGATGCTGTTGCTGACCTTCTTTTCGGCAGTTGTCAATGTTTTTACGGGCGAAATCACCATTCACCCCGGCGTATTCCTTTTCCTTGGATTTGCCCTTTTCGCCTTTGCCTTTACGTTTTTTGGCATTCAGCAGCCGGCCATTTTCTCCCGCAAGCCCGACGAACGTTTTGTAGATGAGATGGCGGAAGTCAACGGAGCGCAACCGACGACAACGGCCGAGGTGGACCAAACCGAACGCTACGCCCATAGTAGCCTCACCAAGGAAAATGCCGAACGGTACCTGGAGCAACTCACGGCCTACCTAGGAAACGGGCAACCCTACTTGCATCGCGACTTGACCTTGCAGGATGTGGCGCAAGACCTCGGCATTCCCCCGCACCACTTGACGCAGACCATCAACGAGTTGCTGCAAAAGAATTTCTACACCCTCATCAACGAATACCGCATCGAAGAAGTCAAGCTCCGTTTGTTGGATCCGAAGTTTGCCCATTACAACATCCTCGCCATCGCGCACGATGCCGGATTCAACAGTAAATCTGCCTTCAACATGATCTTCAAGAAGCATGTCGGGGTCACGCCGAGTCAGTACCGCAAAGAAGTCGGGGAGTAA
- the ccsA gene encoding cytochrome c biogenesis protein CcsA, whose product MDWNSKSIARILLGITTVACMFYAIYGGLSAKVPYQNPMNEQTARNFFFHVPLWFAGMLMGYTSVVYSILFLRKQNLKWDILAHESAKLMLLFGLLGLLTGILWSRVTWGGDKSDWDPQAWWPWDPKQTSAMICVLIYAGYMVLRTSFDEPGQRAKIAGVYNIFAAASIYPLFYAIPKAMGGQHPNTGSDQTALKGLSSAQFGIFWIAVLGLICLSIWILDMRVRYRKAQLALENLEDEQ is encoded by the coding sequence ATGGATTGGAACTCAAAATCGATTGCAAGGATACTACTGGGAATCACCACAGTAGCTTGCATGTTTTACGCCATCTACGGTGGATTGAGTGCAAAAGTCCCCTATCAAAATCCGATGAATGAGCAGACGGCGCGGAATTTTTTCTTCCACGTGCCACTCTGGTTTGCTGGAATGCTCATGGGGTATACCTCGGTGGTCTACAGCATTCTCTTCCTCAGAAAACAGAATCTAAAATGGGACATCCTGGCGCATGAATCCGCCAAGCTAATGCTCCTTTTCGGCCTTCTGGGCCTGTTGACGGGTATTCTGTGGTCGCGTGTGACTTGGGGCGGCGACAAAAGCGATTGGGATCCGCAAGCTTGGTGGCCTTGGGACCCCAAGCAAACGAGCGCCATGATCTGCGTATTGATCTATGCTGGTTATATGGTCTTGCGCACGTCGTTTGACGAGCCGGGCCAAAGGGCAAAAATTGCGGGCGTTTACAACATTTTTGCGGCGGCCTCCATTTACCCGCTGTTTTATGCCATTCCGAAGGCCATGGGCGGTCAACATCCCAATACCGGTTCCGACCAAACCGCACTCAAAGGGCTCAGTTCGGCACAATTCGGGATCTTTTGGATAGCCGTACTTGGGCTGATCTGCCTGTCGATCTGGATTTTGGACATGCGCGTACGGTACCGCAAAGCCCAACTCGCATTGGAAAACCTGGAAGATGAACAATAG
- a CDS encoding cytochrome P450 → MIKVQSSSPALLPPPMLSKRFPILGHALEFAKDRGTLLKRGYAELGNIFSIKLANKAAVILVGPEFATLFFKETDKALDMSKPYQFLKPILGNVAFVASHETYLNQRPVLYEPFQREKMVRYLEIMDETVRRWVATLPDEGRFELVDTMNNLVQEVAGRAIVGDDFMEKAGKDFWANYNVVGKALDPIIPSNWPLPKFIRRDRARKRMAATLQPILDERRAHPDRHQDFLQDFINTPKADGTAASDEELLGLIISLLFAGHETTAGQASWTLIHLLQNPDYLAKVQSELQTHFPHGAHINSRTMASLKQLKWAIDETSRMRPTADIMIRVADEDMEVGGFCIPKGAPVFITAEVSHFLPDVFPEPEKYNPERFSSEQCTHKDHKNAIIGFGGGVHKCPGMNFALNEILTISALLLQAFDLTLETPDPQLRRDLGANRPTETWVSYRRKPVTEAVPEEVMQAAVAAGCPHMAKAMAARALAQVEA, encoded by the coding sequence ATGATCAAAGTACAGTCTTCATCCCCAGCCTTGCTTCCTCCTCCGATGCTCTCCAAGCGTTTCCCGATACTTGGCCATGCCTTGGAATTTGCCAAAGATCGCGGCACCCTGCTCAAACGCGGATATGCCGAACTCGGCAACATTTTTTCCATCAAGCTTGCCAACAAGGCAGCTGTGATCTTGGTCGGCCCGGAATTCGCGACCTTGTTTTTCAAGGAAACAGACAAGGCGTTAGACATGTCCAAGCCTTATCAATTCCTGAAGCCAATCTTGGGCAACGTCGCCTTCGTGGCGAGCCACGAGACCTACTTGAATCAGCGCCCTGTCTTATATGAGCCCTTCCAACGCGAAAAGATGGTGCGCTACCTCGAGATCATGGACGAAACCGTTCGCCGATGGGTCGCAACCCTGCCCGATGAAGGCCGATTTGAACTCGTCGACACGATGAACAACCTCGTGCAGGAAGTTGCCGGTCGCGCCATCGTCGGCGACGACTTCATGGAAAAGGCCGGGAAGGACTTCTGGGCCAACTACAACGTGGTCGGCAAAGCCTTGGACCCGATCATTCCTTCCAATTGGCCGCTGCCCAAGTTCATTCGCAGAGACCGCGCCCGCAAACGCATGGCCGCAACGCTTCAACCCATTCTCGACGAGCGCCGTGCCCATCCCGACCGCCATCAGGATTTTTTGCAGGACTTCATCAATACTCCGAAGGCCGACGGCACCGCCGCCTCTGACGAAGAATTGCTGGGTCTGATCATTTCGCTGCTGTTTGCAGGGCATGAAACCACGGCCGGCCAAGCCTCTTGGACCCTCATCCACCTGCTGCAAAACCCCGATTACCTCGCCAAGGTTCAATCCGAACTCCAAACGCATTTCCCGCATGGTGCACACATCAATTCCCGCACCATGGCCTCCCTCAAACAGCTCAAATGGGCGATTGACGAGACCTCGCGCATGCGTCCGACCGCTGACATCATGATCAGGGTCGCCGACGAAGACATGGAAGTCGGCGGATTCTGTATTCCCAAAGGAGCCCCGGTCTTCATTACTGCCGAAGTCTCCCATTTCCTTCCCGATGTCTTCCCTGAACCCGAAAAATACAATCCTGAGCGATTTTCTTCCGAGCAATGCACCCACAAGGACCACAAAAATGCCATCATCGGCTTTGGCGGCGGGGTGCACAAATGCCCGGGGATGAACTTCGCCTTGAATGAGATTTTGACCATTTCGGCGCTGTTGTTGCAGGCGTTTGACCTGACCTTGGAAACGCCTGATCCGCAGTTGCGCCGCGACCTGGGTGCAAACCGTCCGACAGAAACCTGGGTTTCCTATCGGCGCAAGCCGGTGACCGAGGCTGTGCCCGAGGAGGTCATGCAAGCCGCCGTCGCAGCGGGCTGTCCCCACATGGCCAAGGCGATGGCTGCCCGCGCATTGGCGCAGGTCGAGGCGTGA
- a CDS encoding NAD(P)/FAD-dependent oxidoreductase — MQHFDIAIIGAGPAGATCALALRDAGLRVALIDKSSFPRDKVCGDAIPARAVRVLREIAPEVAQQFAEFPPKTTIRACSVVAPNGQQFTYHFAIPGYCARRIDFDAFLVNAATANPELQFFPGQAVENITREGQIWRIQTTAQVLSAKLIIGCDGANGVTSKQLGAFELDPNHHCAAVRAYFQGVADLQPDTMEIHLVKDGLPGYFWIFPVNAHECNVGFGMLSKHIAERKIALRPALTEIISKTPALAKRFEGAKMQGKVLGFGLPLGSRWMTNSGDGFLLCGDAASLIDPATGEGIGNAMWSAQMAAKHAIKAFQSQNFSAAALSEYSKELHSKLAKELRQKYWAQKLIADRPWLLNWLIGRAGKNGIIAWLVKKVF, encoded by the coding sequence GTGCAACACTTCGACATCGCGATCATCGGCGCGGGACCTGCGGGTGCTACCTGTGCGCTTGCGTTGCGCGACGCGGGCTTGCGCGTGGCCTTGATCGACAAGTCGAGCTTCCCGCGCGACAAGGTCTGCGGCGATGCCATTCCGGCGCGTGCGGTACGCGTGCTGCGCGAAATTGCACCCGAGGTTGCGCAGCAATTCGCTGAATTTCCACCCAAAACCACGATCCGCGCCTGCAGCGTCGTGGCGCCGAATGGCCAACAATTCACCTACCATTTTGCCATTCCCGGTTATTGTGCGCGGCGAATCGATTTTGATGCCTTTCTGGTGAATGCGGCCACAGCCAATCCCGAATTGCAGTTTTTCCCCGGCCAAGCCGTCGAAAACATCACCCGGGAAGGTCAGATCTGGCGCATTCAAACCACCGCCCAAGTATTGTCTGCCAAGCTCATCATCGGCTGTGACGGCGCCAATGGCGTCACGTCCAAGCAACTCGGCGCATTCGAATTGGATCCGAACCACCACTGCGCGGCGGTGCGGGCCTATTTTCAAGGCGTGGCCGACTTGCAGCCCGACACGATGGAAATCCATCTGGTCAAGGACGGCTTGCCGGGTTATTTCTGGATTTTCCCGGTCAACGCACACGAATGCAACGTCGGCTTCGGAATGCTCAGCAAGCATATCGCCGAACGCAAAATCGCCCTTCGTCCGGCCTTGACGGAGATCATCAGCAAAACGCCCGCACTTGCAAAACGATTCGAAGGCGCCAAAATGCAAGGAAAAGTGCTGGGGTTTGGCCTTCCGCTCGGTTCGCGGTGGATGACCAACAGCGGCGATGGATTTTTGCTTTGTGGCGATGCCGCTTCCTTGATCGATCCTGCCACCGGCGAAGGCATCGGCAATGCCATGTGGAGCGCCCAAATGGCCGCAAAACATGCCATCAAGGCCTTTCAATCCCAAAATTTCAGCGCCGCAGCACTCAGCGAATATTCCAAGGAACTGCATTCGAAGCTGGCCAAAGAACTCCGGCAAAAGTATTGGGCCCAAAAACTGATTGCCGACCGGCCTTGGTTGCTCAATTGGCTGATCGGTAGGGCAGGAAAAAATGGAATCATCGCTTGGCTGGTTAAAAAGGTGTTTTGA